Below is a genomic region from Lusitaniella coriacea LEGE 07157.
AGGCACAACGCCAAGCGGACGTTAGTTCACTACTTCCGTCTCGCCCTCTCGTCCCCCCTTGGAGGAAATAACATCGCCGAACTGGAGGATGTCGTTGACGCGATCGTCGATGCCGCCGTCGAGGAAATGAAAGCCGAGATGGAGGCATCCCTAGCCGATCGCGCGAAGGGCATAGAAGATCTTATGCATCAAAGCCTCCATGCAGCCGTCCAGGAAACGATAGCCGGAGTCAAAGCCTCCATTGAGCGCAAGGAGGCGGTATGACCCAAACAACCTACCAACCCCAACAATACGATCGCGTAAAAATATGCGATCGGTCCCACGAGCATCACGACAAAGTTTTCTACGTCGATAGCATCTTCCCCGGTGGCAACGTCACCATCTGGCATCCCGCCCTCGGCGCAAAGCGCAAGCTCACCGTCAACCTATCCCAAATCACCTTGGAGGCGCGTCATGCCGACCTATCCGTCTAGGCTAGAAAGAATGGCGGCGAATCCCCCAAGGATCGAAGCTGTCCCATCCCCCGAAGAAGACCGAATCCAAGCCTTGAAGGACGACGTACGATCAATTCTCTCGCAATTTCTAGGGAGCGCCCCCACTCCCGAATTAGTTGATAAAGTCGTCGAAACCGCCATCAGCGCAGCGAAAAAATAGCAGTTAAAACCCCCTACAGAAAGCCACTAACAAAGAAGCCTGTAGGGGGTGTAGAACTCCCGAAAGGAGCCTTTATATTATGCACCCTATCCAATTCAAAGAGAAGTGGCAACTGTCATATATGCAATTAGCCGACCTGCTCGGATATGAAAGCATCTATACCGTCAGAAGTTGGAGCTTATCCGGCAAGCACCGCCGTAACCCCCACCAAGTAGTCTGTCTGGCTTGTCAACTTCTGAACGAAAAATGGGAGCAGGAAAAGGTGTATCACAATTAAACGAATTTGGGAAGTGACATTTTTTTTAATTTGCCACTCACACCCCCTCAGTGAAGGGGGTTATTTTTTGAGTATCAAAGCGTTACCAACCGTCCCACAAAAACCCTTCAATTCGGTATGCAACCCGTCACCTACAACAGACAGAAACTTATCCAAATCCTCAAGGTTAGGCGTTCCACCTTGTGGCGATATCTCACCCTATTAGGGTTGCAATCGAAACAGGACTTTTCAGAGGGCGACCGCTTATTGTGCCAAACCTATCAACTGTACGCCAAACTCAAGCGACGCTGCCCAGAACTCACCAATGACCTTTTCCTTGGTTTAGTCAGAGAACAAGGACTCGTAAGGGTTCTAGAGGCACTGCGAGACGAATACAGCGTACAAGGGGCAAGGCAATTACTAACAGAAATAACCGGAGAAAACCATGATTAAAGATGCTGCAAAAAAACAGAAGCCCAAAAACGAATCCAAAGCAGGGCGTTCCCTTGCTACATCCCTGAAAAAATCCGCCCAACAGGAAGCCCAATCCGTCCTCCAACTCCGAGCCAAAGCAACGGCGGCGGAAGTGGTCAACATGGTCGAATCCGGTCAATACCTGAACATGGTTTGGGGGGAAATGGAAGCCTTCTTCACCGAGGCACACACCACCGTTAATGCTGACATTCAGGCAGTCGAAGAAGCTTTTTTGTTGCCGCCGTCGTCGTCTTCTATCGAGGTCGAGGCAGAGAAATAATGTTCAAATGGCTGACGCTCCCCCCGGTCAGCCGCCACGACTGGGGGCTACACGCCCAACTCTTAGTGAGATTCGTATGAGACTTTTCAACCGTCCCCTCCGCTCCGTTCTCCGAGAAGGAACAACCAAAGGCGCGATCGCCCTGGGCTTCGTCTTAGCCGTTCGGGGGATAATCCCCTACCCAGCCCTAACCGCCTGCCACACGCCCCACCCCAGAAGAGAATTAGCCAATGTCCACCCCAAAGAAGTCCAACAAGACCAAGGAAATTAAAGCATCTGCCCGGAAAGAACAACGAGAACTTAGGGCAGCTAAAAAGCGAAACAAAGCCGCCCGAAAAGTTAAGCGTTATTTCAGGTTCAAGCTATGAATGCCGAACAGCAACCCATCAATATCCAAGTCGTTCAACCCGACATCGCTCCCACCATTCAACGCCATGCAGACCGATGGCTACCGCCCCTCGGACAGGAAGCTCAATGGTTTTGGGGTCGAGTACTGGCTTTCCCTTCCAATTGGTGGGACTTAGCCCGGTGTAGCGGTCTGCGTTTTGCCATCCCCTCCTTCGTGGTTGCTCTCCTCTACCACCTTCCCGTCCCCTGGCAGATGTGGGGACTCTCCTGTGTCGCCGTCGCCGTCGTCCTCGCTTTGGGATTGTCCTGGTACTTTCGCCCCGCTCTGCCCCGCTTGCTGCCCCTTCATTGGGCGCTATTAGGCTTCGGATGTGCAGTTGCCATTAAAACCCTTACTCTACTGTCATGATTGACCCCATCCTCGTCAAAGACCACAAACGCACCCTGCGCAATGCCCAAATGGGAGGACTCGCCGCATTGACACTCTCCCTCATGCCCCTCTCCCCCGCCCCAACCTTCGTTAGAGTTTACAGTCCGGTTGCCGCCATTGCCGTCGCCTGCTGGCAGTGCGGCGAATCCGAGAGAGAGAAACGATTGTATCGTCGCATCCAGGCGTATCACGGAACCTACGAATCTGCCGGAATTGCGGCTGATGCGAGAGCGTTAGCCCAACTGCCTTCCTTTACCCAGATGGAAGCCCCCAAACTCAAGCCAGCCCTATTCGATGCCCAAGCGCTACTAGAGGAAGCAACGGGAATTGGATTATTGGGGAATTCTGGTAGCGGGAAAAGTTGCGTTGCTAAGTACTTAGCCGGGGAATTTGGCGATGCTCAAATCATTGTCCTCGACCCCCACGACGACCCAGATGAAACTAACTGGGAAGGACTGCACGTCCTGCGGGATTACGACTTGATTATCGAGCAGATGGAAATATTCCTAGAGTTGCTCAATAAGCGAGATAAAACTCCCGTGGTTATCATTTCTGAGGAATTCCCAGCCGTTCGAGCCTATTGCAAGCGAAAACGGCTTCAGACTGCCGATGAATTCATTTTAAGAATTGGGTCAGAGGCAAGAAAGTTTAACAAATTCCCTATCTTCTGTTCCCAATCGGGAAACGTCAAAGCATTAGGACTAGAGAACATGGGAGATTTCCTAGAGAACTTCATGCTTGTCCGATTCAACAGAATTGCAACTAAATATGCAAAGAACCTCTCAGATAGAGATGTTCAACAGGCATTGAGCGAACAAGGTTACAAAACCCTGGTCAACGATTCTCCAGCCATTCATCCCACTCACGGACGGTATCAGCAAGTCAGAAAAGGACAGCCGCCAATAGGCTTAAGACCCCTACAATCGCAGCCAATTACCATTCCGTTGGCGGGGCAGTCTCCGAGGGATTCAATGGGGAATAATTTCGAGGGAGTGACGGTGGATGTGAAGGCGACAATTCCCAATTCCCAATTCCCAATTCCCAATTCCCCTCCCCCCTCCCCGGTGCGGTGCGCCCGGTGGCGGGAATTGCGGGAATTAAGAGAGGACGGAGTGTCTAAAACCCAGATTATTAAGGAGGTTTGGGGGTATAACAATCGAAATTTCCAGGCGGGAATTGAGGAATACGAGTCCCTGGTGCGGGAATACGCGCGGGAATGGATATCGCAATTGCATAAATCAGGGGGAATGAGTCTGAAACGAATTTTTGACCTCGTTTATTCCCCGAATTATCGAAATAAACCGAAGAAGAAAAGATTGATGAACGAATTTCTCTCTATCCTCGCAACGTTAGAGATAGAAACTGACGACAGTATTTAAAAGCTTGGGCAGGCTGACCATTCTCTAAGGCATACAACCCGATGAGAAAAGGAGAGAAGCCCATACATCCCCAAACCGGGAGGCACAAACAAACCGTACAAACTAACACCGAAAGGAGCAAAACAATGGCTAAAACAACAACGAAAAAGACCACGACGAAAGCAAAGAAAGCAGCACTTGAAGAGACTGGTTTAGCACTCATTGACGATAGTGTTGGACTCAATCAAATTCCAGATGAAGACTTTAACTGCCCTAATGAGTACCTGAAAGCTGACCCCAAAAAGATGGTCATGTTACTTGCCAAATACAACCAATGCAGTAGCCAACAAGCTGTTGCAGAAATTGTTGAAGCATTCACCCATCTTGTTTATGGGGGACGCAAAAGCTTTACTCAAATGGTTGCTGAGAAAGTTTCTATTCAGATGGAAACTGAGTTTACGCGAATTGAAGATGAAGCGCGCCAGGAAATGAATCGTATTGCTGATGAAAAAGCAGAAGAACGTCGCGAACTGGAGTTGACCGTTCGTCAAGCTTCACCCGGCTTAGGCTGGTAGAAACAACGTGCCTCCCCTCATTGGGGAATCCCATCGACACAAGGGATAATAAAGATTCGGTGTCTCCCCCCTGCCTCAGCCATTGGTCGGGGGTTTTCTTATGGGCGATTTTGTTCAAAATCGGCGACGGCGGGGGAAATTCCTGCACGATGAAGTTGCTCTCTATCCAAAATGTAACCCTGCTCTAAATAAACGAATTCAATCCGAGTCCGAGTAAGACAGTCAATTAGTCGATAGACCAAATCGCCGCAGTTATCCAAATAAACCCCTGAAATTCGCCAATAGTTCTCTTTAAAGTAAAAATACGCTTCAGAATATCTCAATTTTTCAACCGCTCAATAGCGCCTTTGATCTCCAGCAGCGTGTAATTCAACTGCTGGAATTTATCATCGTTGTTCCGTTGCAATTCGCGAAATTGTCGATCTATTTCGTCCTGCGTACTGGTCATCCCCTCAGACAAACTCAAATAATTTCGCTTGAGATGCTGAAAATCCCGCTCTGCGGCGTATTCCTTCTTTTCTCGGTAAGCGCGATTCCGCATATAGGCAACTAGCACCCCACCCATTGAGGTAAAAATGCCGATGCCGAATCCTGCAACTGCAACTAAAGAATCAATATCAAAATTACTCATCTCAAACCTCAGAGAAAATGCAGGTAGATGCAATTTCCTCACCCCGTCTCCCAATTGGTAATTGCCTACCATCTTGCTCGATAAGGGCGAATGTCAATGTGTGCCATCTGCGGGAAGCGAGAATAAATTCCCAATCCACCGGGAAAAATGGGGTCTAGGATTCGCCAATTCTGCCGCGATGGTCTTTCAGTGGTGAAATCGATCGCGCGCCCATCCTTATGAGTACTCAGTGATGACCCCCCAGCTTGTCGGTTCCAGGGGTCGGGACGGAAAGCACTCGTAACGAGCATTGGCAAACCCCCTAACTTTGTCCGCGTCCACTCCGCGCGCTTGGCAAGGGCAATCAGGTTGATAAAATGCTGCTCGTTTTGGGGAATTCGTTCGCCGCCGTGCAGGAATTCAGCCCAAGTAAAATGCCCTCCTTTCACCTCCAACCCATCCACGTAAAAAGTCCCCGCCGCGATCGGTTCGTTGGCATACAACTCTCGCCCCAAAACGATAATTCGCTTTCCCCGATCCGCAGGTTGTGCGGGAATCTCTATGGCATCGCGATCGAGGATGGGCGCATCGTCCCTTGGGGAAAGGATTAATGGTTTGCCATTTTCCTCAATTTCGCAATGGTCGGCAAACGCAAACCATTCCGTCCGTCCGCGCAATGGCACTTTTAGTTCAACGAGAACGTGGTTCCCGTCTGCTTCCTTCCACGACTCAATGGGCAGCTTGCTGGGGTAAACGCGCTGTTTATCCTCATCGGGCAAGGTAGAACTCTGGGCGGTTGAGGTTTTGAGCCACGTCTCGGTGGTGAGCTTTAGATTTAGATTGGTGGCGGGTAATTGCCGATTCAACAAACCGGTCGCGATCGCGTCTGCCATTTTCTCTGGGTCGAATAGGGCGACATCTTCCTGAGAATCGCAGAAACATCCTTCTACCAGTACCGCAGGCATGAGCGTTTGCCGCAAAACTGCTAAATGCTTGCCATCTTTCACGCCACGGTTTTTAAATCCCAGCTTGGCAATATTGTTAACGATTCGCTGGGCGATTTTCCACCCGGCAGAGCTAGCAGCAAAAACCTCTGTCCCGCTTGCGCTGCCGTTGTACTTGTTGAAGTGGAGGGAAAGGTACAGGTCGCAGCGTTGGGCGTTGGCTTTATCGGTTCGTTTGTCGAGGGAATCTTTCACCGAGGATGCGGATTCTGGACGAACTTCAATACATATCACATTCATCTGCAACAGGCGCTTTTTGAGGGGAAGCATCACCGCGTCGATCATTGCCTCTTCTCGCTGTATGCCCTCTGCTCCTCCATCACGGCTCACCCCATGACCCGCGTCCAGTGCTATCTTGAGAAATTTGCTTTGTACCATCTCTTCTATTCCTTATTCGTTGCGCAACTGCCTGCTTTAAAACTGCGATTTCTAGTTTGGTGAAGGGTAGACGCACCTGAAATCTCGCCCTGATGACTTGAATGACTACTGATTCAACAATGCGACCGCCCACCATCAGCGCTGTGAGGAGTAGGAGGGTAAAACCTCCATCCTGAATCCTGGTGAGGAATTTGTCGGGGGCGTTGGCAACCCACAGGGGGGTGAAGATCATTGCCACGCCCAAAATGCCCAAAATCACTGGAGAGGAAATAACGATTACATCTAGGGCGGTGAGCTTTGCTAAGTTGATGTAATCGTCCTTCAGTCCAAGCCTTGTGTTATCTGGGTCGCGTAACAATTTATCGCGAAAATCGTGCATTCTTTCCCAGGTAATTGGCAATCAACCATCAATAACGTAATCTGCCCCGGCGTTCATCCTCGCCCATCCAGACCCGGAATCGTTATCAATGAATTTAATCCTGACCGTTTGCCCAATCCATTGCGTGGTATCAATCGCAACCATCACCAGAGTGTCTTGACGAACGTCCGCAAGGGATTGGGCTTGCACGTCCATCAAAATGTTGTTATTGCTGGTGTTAATCAATTGGACAAGCTTGGTCTCCGGTCGCTCACTCAGCCCACCCGCGATCATAAATCGCAGCTTCGACCCCAGCGTAAAATCGCCCAGCACAATTTCTCCCGTGCCAGACTCCACTGGAATGCGCCAGAACGGAACAGCCTGACCGCCAAAGCTTTGGATCTCTGGTGTCCAGCCCCCAGTTTCGGAAACAAAATACTTGCGGGCTTTCGCGAGAAATCCCTCTATGGAGAAGTAAGGCGATTGATTTGCTATTATTTGGTCTAACTTATTCAGAACTGGCGTTAAATCTGTCATATCCTCTCCTTCTAATGAATTTTTGAGTTGAGTCAGCCAATCGGCAGAATCGGGAATCACCGAATCTAACTGAGTGAGAACCCTGACCGACACCAGGGCGGTAACGGCAAAACGCAACCCCTCTTCTGAATTGAGTTGAACTTGCCCCCCGGCGAATTGATAAAACTGCACCCTGTCATTTAGAGTCGCCCCACCCTTTTGCTCTGCGGCTAATGCCGCCCCCCAAAGGGTTTTAACCAAAAAGTCAATTGCACCGTCTGGAAACTCCGATGCCGATTCCCACCAACTCACAAAACCAGGAGCAGGGGGCAGCATCTGCCTGAGAGATTCAACAATTTCCGTTTTTGAGATATCCATCAACCTTCGTATCCTCTAACCAACAAGGCATTAAGTTTCTGTACGTCCGTCCAGATACTCTCAACCTTGGAAGGGTAGCTATAAATCGCCCTTACCTGAATCAGACTGGCCCTTAATCCCAGATCCAGACTCAAGAGCGAAGGCAACTTGACAACCTTCGATGTCTCGCCCCTGGAGAAATAAATTGCTTGACTTTTCTCAAACAATCGATCGTTAGAAACGTTCCAAACCCGCCGAACCAGGATCTTAGTCCTCACATAATCCTCTTCGTAGGACAAACTGCCTTGCGAGTCCGCCTCAAAAGTTAGGTATTCTCCGTTAAGAGATGGATTTGGGAAAAAACGCCACTCGCCATCGCCTAACGGAACTGCACCTAAGAAATGCCAGGGATTAGAGAGGGGCATTAGGTGTTGTTCTGGTTACGCCTGTTCTTCACCTTCTCTTGAAGTTCTGCCTGCTCTTCAGGTGTGTCAATAACGCTAGAACCACCCGTACCAGAGCCAAACTCGCGCGTGTCCGCAGCCGCCTTGGAGATAATGGGGTAGGCGCGTCCCGAAGGCGAGTAGAAGATTGGCGGGATTTCATTATCGCCGCCCCCAAATTTAGCTTCAGGGATGATTTCAGCTAGTGCATCTGAAATCGTTGCTAAGTTTGCCCAACCAGGGAACAGGAAAGAGATTGTATGCCGAGGCTTGATGCTCGATTTGCTCTTGGAGTTAGCAACAACCTTATTCGTCTTGATGCGAACGTTACGACCGCCGCCCCCAAATCCTCCTACCGCGTGTAAAATTTCTTTCTCCGCGCGTTTAAATGATGCGACGGCATCGGCATCCGCCGTCCCCCCCAGAACAGAGGCGGAAACCTCGCTTTCGTCCGTCCAGGTAATAACTCCACCCCGAACTCGCGCAGCAATCTTCTCATCAGGGATATCTAAGAAATTTTTAGTCCCTTCAAAGGTCGAGAAATAACCATTTTGAATGATGGTCTCTTTGTTCCCCTTCCGATATCCCTTGTAATCCCTCGCAACCTGGAAAATCAGCTTTCTTCCTCTCGATGCCATTTTGTCCTCCTACTAATAAAAACCAAAACAGAACAAAGGGGCTAAACCCAAAAGGTCGCCCCAAAAACTTACTGTAATGCCGTAACAACAACGTCTAAATTTGCAGCAGCAACACCCGTTAAGGCATAAGTAGCACGATAAGAAAGAATTCCATCGGCACTGGACTGAACCGCCGTGAAAGCAGGGGAAGTATAGCTCGAAATCTTCTCGCCTTCCGCTAAATTTTCATTCTTCGCTTGTGCTGCCAAAAAGGCACCGTGAAGGGTACGGATGAGAAATTCAACCGGGGTCGTGTCGCCAGGGAGCCCCCCCGAACCTTCCCACCAAGAACGAACAGAATCACCTTCAGGTAAAGCAGCAGCCAATTCGGTCATCGTAATGTCAGCCATCTCTCATTTTCTCCAAAATAGTGCGATACTCGCTATTCCGGTTATAGCGGCTAAAATCGAGAAATAGTAAGGGGACGGATTTTGCACAATTATATAAGTGTGCAAAATCGATGTTGTTGAAAAACCATGCCAGACCACAGCGATAAAATCATCCTCTCCGGTCGCGAAGCTGACCTAAAAGCGACGATAACGCAATTGCTAGCGTTACATCAGTTACTTGAAGGGAAAGACTTGGGGCAATTTGTAGGAGAGCCTTTAAGAAGTGAGGTTCATAACAAATCAGGAATAGAACCTCTTCACCTGACAATTTTCTTCTCCCCAGAACAAGATAAAATGCCATCACATGGCGTTCGCCCACACTACAAAATCCCTTTTATCGATAGGTCGGTAATTGGTTGGGAAACAGTCAAGCTCGTGTGCGGCGGGGCTAACGGTTTTGTTTGGGGAAGATTCAAAAGTACGGTTTTCCTCGAACACAACAACATTCGCCGCAGGATGACCGTACACGGCGGTTCAGCCAAGGAAGCAGAGAAAAGAGTACTAGCCCTCGCCACCCTCAGCGAAGGCACCCCTGTCAGCCTGCATACGGGAGAAGAAGTCAAGGCAGGACTAAAGGTGGCAGGGG
It encodes:
- a CDS encoding N-acetylmuramoyl-L-alanine amidase — encoded protein: MVQSKFLKIALDAGHGVSRDGGAEGIQREEAMIDAVMLPLKKRLLQMNVICIEVRPESASSVKDSLDKRTDKANAQRCDLYLSLHFNKYNGSASGTEVFAASSAGWKIAQRIVNNIAKLGFKNRGVKDGKHLAVLRQTLMPAVLVEGCFCDSQEDVALFDPEKMADAIATGLLNRQLPATNLNLKLTTETWLKTSTAQSSTLPDEDKQRVYPSKLPIESWKEADGNHVLVELKVPLRGRTEWFAFADHCEIEENGKPLILSPRDDAPILDRDAIEIPAQPADRGKRIIVLGRELYANEPIAAGTFYVDGLEVKGGHFTWAEFLHGGERIPQNEQHFINLIALAKRAEWTRTKLGGLPMLVTSAFRPDPWNRQAGGSSLSTHKDGRAIDFTTERPSRQNWRILDPIFPGGLGIYSRFPQMAHIDIRPYRARW
- a CDS encoding ATP-binding protein; protein product: MIDPILVKDHKRTLRNAQMGGLAALTLSLMPLSPAPTFVRVYSPVAAIAVACWQCGESEREKRLYRRIQAYHGTYESAGIAADARALAQLPSFTQMEAPKLKPALFDAQALLEEATGIGLLGNSGSGKSCVAKYLAGEFGDAQIIVLDPHDDPDETNWEGLHVLRDYDLIIEQMEIFLELLNKRDKTPVVIISEEFPAVRAYCKRKRLQTADEFILRIGSEARKFNKFPIFCSQSGNVKALGLENMGDFLENFMLVRFNRIATKYAKNLSDRDVQQALSEQGYKTLVNDSPAIHPTHGRYQQVRKGQPPIGLRPLQSQPITIPLAGQSPRDSMGNNFEGVTVDVKATIPNSQFPIPNSPPPSPVRCARWRELRELREDGVSKTQIIKEVWGYNNRNFQAGIEEYESLVREYAREWISQLHKSGGMSLKRIFDLVYSPNYRNKPKKKRLMNEFLSILATLEIETDDSI